The Candidatus Desulfovibrio trichonymphae region ATTGTAGTGGATGAATATATGCGCACTGCAGATCCTGACGTATACGCAGGCGGCGGCTGCGCCTCCATTAAAAATATCATTACAGGCAAAATGGGATATCTGCCGCTGGCAGCATGGCCAACCGCCAGGGACGCGTCATCGGCACCAATCTGGCCGGCGGCACGGCCACATTTCCCGGCTATGTGGGAACTTGGGCTATCAAACTCTTTGATCTCTCCTTCTGTGGTGCCGGTCTTACCGCAGAACGCGTCGCAGCAGAGGGCTTTGACGCGCTGGGCGTCGGCGTCGAGCAGCTTGACCGCGCTCATTTTTATCCGGAAAAGAACATGATGGGCCTGGAACTCGTGCTTGAAAGAAGCACAGAACGCGTTCTGGGCATACAGGGCGCGGGACCGGCCGGTGACGCCCTAAAAGCGCGGGTGGACGCCGTAGCCGGCGTTCTGCAGTACGCCAAACCCACGGCCGCCGATATTTCCAATCTGGCGCCTACGCGCCGCCTTTTGCAGCCGCCATGGACATTGTCAATGTGGCGGGCAATGTCGCTGAAAACGTGCTGGCCGGGCGCTTTACGCCTGTCACCGGCGAAGCGTTTATGGAGCTGTGGCAAAAGCGTGACAAAAACAAGGTCTTTTTTATAGATTCACGCCCCGCCGCCGGGCGCGCCGTTGAGGCGAGTCACCCGGACTGGCATTCCATCCCCCTTGAGGAAACTTGCGGCCAGAATTGCGGAAGTGCCGCGGGACCGGCCTGTGGCGCTTATATGCAATACAGGGCTGCGCGCGTATGACAGCGTGCTCATTCTGGCCCGCAACGGCATTACAGACGTGGTCAACGCCATGGGCGGCATGCAGTCTGTGCGCAAGATGGGTCTGAAATCGTAAATGCGCCGGAACCGCCAAAAATCGAGCCTGAGCCGGTAAGTTCCGTAGGCGCGGTATGCTCAAAGCCAAACCCAATGCCGAGCTGTCGCGTCTCATTGTAAAAAATTTAGCCATATCTCCTTGACAGCTTTGGGCTGCATAGACTAGATAATATCTTTCAGTGCGGTTACTTTATCAGTTGCCGCAAACATCCTGATGCGGAACAAGCGTTCCAACGGGGTGGCCTGGAGCAGGCCCCCCCCTTTTTTTGTATTTCAGGCACAGCAGATGATTGAAAACACTATTAAAGAGACTGTTATCCGACTGGCAGAACCTGTTGTTGACTCCTTGGGACTTGTGCTGTGGGGAGTGGAAATACAGCGCGCAGGACGCATGATTGTGCGGCTCTATGTGGATACTCATCCGGAACTGAGGCAAACACAAGGTGTTGACGCATCTCCCAGCATAGATCAGTGTGAAGAAATTTCGCGCCACCTTGGCTTGGCCTTGGAAGTGGAAGATCTTATTGCTGCGGCGTATACACTGGAAGTGTCCACTCCCGGGCTCATGCGCGTCTTTTTTGATCTTGAACAATTGCGTCCATATCTTGGCGACATAATGGAAGTAAAATTGCATATGCCCATTACATTGGGACAACACAACGATACAGACGTCGCTTGCGCGCACCGCCGTCTCTGGCGCGGAAGGCTTGCCGCAGTCCAAGACGATTTTTTTGTGCTGGAACCTGTTACAGTAACCGCTGAAGGCGACGTATACCCTGAAACACTTCCGCCTGTATCTTTGCCGTGGGCAACTGTACGCAGTGTAAACCGCATGCATATTTTTCGCCGGCCTGTCAAACCGGGAAAGGCACGAGCAGAAAACACGCCGCCATTCAATTAACCGGCGATGTAGTTCAAAAACAGAAGGCAACCCAACCCATAATTATAAACAGACAATGCTGATACAGTTACATACGTCAGTCGGAGGCACACATGAATCTTGAACTCAAAAAGGCCATTGAGCAGATCAGCAAAGACAAGGGCCTTGACCGCGACATGCTTATTGACACGCTGGAAGACGCGGTCCGCACTTCTGTGTTGCGCCGCTTTAGTGATGAGACAGATGTTGAAGTGACCTATAACGACGAAACCGGCGACATTGAGGTGTTCCAATTTAAAATTGTTGTCTCTGATGGTAATGTGGAAAACACAGATACGCAAATATCCTTGACGGAAGCGCGCAGTCACGATCCCAGTGTTCAGCTTGACGACGAAGTGGGTTTTCGCGTCAAAGTGGCGGATCTTGGCCGGATTGCGGCACAGTCGGCCAAGCAGGTCATTATTCAACGTATGCGTGACGCAGAGCAGGAAATTATTTATGAAGAATACAAGGATCGTATTGGCGAAATTGTCTCCGGCATAGTCCAGCGCCGTGACAAAGGCGGTTGGATTATAAACCTTGGCCGTACAGAAGCCATTTTACCCCGTGAAGACCAAATCCCTAGGGAACATTATAAACGAGGCGACCGGGTTCAGGCGCTCATCATTGATGTGCGCAAGGAGGGTCGAGGGCCACAGGTTGTCATATCCCGCGTACACCGCGACTATATGGCGGCGCTCTTCCGTCGTGAAGTTCCGGAAGTCGATGAGGGCATTGTTCAGATTATAGGTGTGGCACGTGACCCCGGCTCCCGCGCGAAGGTTGCTGTGCTTTCTCGTGAACGGGATGTGGACCCTGTAGGCGCCTGCGTTGGCGTACGTGGTTCGCGCATACAGAATATCGTGCAGGAATTGCACGGAGAACGCATTGATATTGTGATCTGGAGTCCGGATATCGCCACCTACGCCCGCAACTCCCTTGCTCCGGCACTGGTCTTACGCATTGTTGTGGACGAAGAAGAAAATCTTCTCGAAATTATTGTACCCGACGACCAGCTCACCAACGCCATTGGCCGCAAAGGCCAAAATGTCAAACTGGCGGCACGTCTTTTAGGGTGGAAAGTAGATATATTTACCGAGCGCCGCTACAACGAGGCCAATGCCATCGGCCACGGCCTTGAACAGGTGGCCAGCGTAGCTGAGGTTTCTATTGAGGCACTGCTGTCGGCAGGGTATTCTTCACTGGACAGGCTGCGTGATGCCGATGATGAAGAACTTGCAGAAAAGCTGTCTATCAGTTCTGCGCGCATAGCGGATTTGCGTTCTGCCATTAACTTTCTCGCGCCGGTCGTAGAAGAATCGCCGAAACCCTCGTCCGTGCATCATCCCGCTGGTGTCGTGCAGTCTGCGGAACAGGACAAAACAACGGCTGAGCGCCTTGACAATGCCGGTGAATAGCCACACAGCGCAAAAGGGCTGGCCGGCATTTGAGGGGCCTGTACGCATGTGCGTTATTTGTCGGCGGCGTTTTCCTAAAGCCGTTTTAACGCGACATACGATGATGGCTCAAGGCAATTTGATTATTGACTCAGAAAAAATCAGATTCGGCAGAGGATTGTATCTATGCTCCGATCCCTGCTGCATGGTAAAATTTGCACAATACATGCCCTGTACTAAGCGTAGGGGGGACAAGTATGCCCGAAGAAAAGATCAAAATTAAGGACATCGCTGCCGAGCTTGAGGTGCAGCCAAAGGACATGCTGCGTGCCCTACGCAAGCTTGGCCTGCCTGCCAAGAGCACTGCCAGCTCCATTTCTCTGGATGATGCGACACGCGTACGCGATCATTTCACCGTCCAAAAACAGCAGGATGTCGAACGTACGGAAATTCAGCGTGATATCATTGTGCGGCGCCGTCGCGCACGGCAAAGCTCTTCAGCATCTGACCACCAGCGCATGGTGCCTGACCAGACGCCTGAGCCTGTTATAGACAAAGCGGATGCTTCTGCCGGATCATCCGGATCCGAAAAGCAAGCGGCGTCCGCCCCCCTACATGTTGCCGACAAAACAGAGATGTCGGACACGACGCACACAATGGAAGGAGATATCCCAATCGTCGGCAATGTTCCCGCCGCGGAAGAAACACCTCCTGCCGCTTCTGTTGACGAGGTTGCCGCTACGGAGCAAAAACCAACTCAACGTGACCTATCAAGAACTAAAAAGTCTGTCAGTCAGACAAGTCCCGCACGCGTTGTCAGCAGACCGGACGACGACACGCCTGACGTTGTGGAAACGCAGAGTTCTGATACGGACAAATCTGAACAGTCTCATTTTGTCGCTGCAGAGCCAAATGGAAAAATCTCAAAAACTTCACGTCTGACGCGCCCGGATGCGTCTGCAGTGCCGGACGGCTCTTCAGCGCCCACGTTGTCTTCACGTCCGGCAGAGATGAGAGCAAAGGACTCCGGCGCTGATGGTGAGCATGATGCCAACGCCCTCAGAGCGAAGCTTATTTCGCGTCCTGCTCCATCCTCGCAGGAACATTCTGTGTCGCGTCCGGCCGGCGGACGACCTGCCGCCGTCGGTGCGCACGAATCAGGGCCACGTCCGGACGGACAACGCGGCCCGCGGTCCGCACGCATGCTGGCAAACTCCGTTCCCGGCGGCTCCCGTTCCGCGCCAATGGGTCAACAGACGCCTGCCTCCCCAATGGACACACGTGATGGCCAAAGCAAGAAAAAACGCCTTAAAGGACGCCGCACAGTTGATTTTCAGCAAGACGCTTTTGGCCGCCGTCAGGATGATGACGATTCTCCCCGCCTGAACAGGGGCAAAGGACGGCGTAAAAATAGTAAACTTGAGCAACAGACAGTACAGCAAACGCAGCCCCTGAAAGCTGCAAAACGCAAAATTCGTATTACAGAAGCCATTCGTGTTGCGGATATGGCGCACCAAATGGGTCTCAAGGGCAATGAAATCATCAAGGTACTCTTCGGACTTGGCGTCATGGCCACGATCAATCAGTCCCTGGATATTGACACCGCCACGCTCGTAGCGGCTGAGTTCAGCTATGAAGTTGAAAAAATTGGATTCTCTGAAGATGATTACCTGTTCAATCAGGCAGAAGACAGGCCAGAAAGTTTGAAACCACGCCCCCCTATAGTCACTATCATGGGGCATGTGGACCACGGCAAAACATCTCTGCTGGACGCCATACGCAGATCCAATATCACGAGCGGCGAAGCCGGCGGCATTACACAGCACATCGGCGCGTACCACGTCAAGACAAAACGCGGCGAAGTCGTTTTTCTGGACACACCGGGGCATGAGGCATTTACGGCAATGCGCGCACGCGGCGCTCAGATCACTGATTTGGTTATTCTGGTTGTGGCTGCTGACGATGGCGTTATGGAACAGACGCGCGAAGCCATTAATCATTCCAGAGCGGCGAATGTGCCGATCATGGTGGCTGTCAACAAAATGGACAAGTCTGATGCAGACCCTGACCGGGTGCTGCGTGAACTGTCGGAACTTGGACTTCAGCCAGAGGACTGGGGTGGCGATACCATCGTTGCGAAGGTTTCGGCAAAAACACGTCAAGGTCTTGACGAACTGTTGGAAATGGTTGCCCTGCAATCGGAACTTATGGAACTTAAAGCCAATCCGGACAAAGCAGCCCATGGTCATATCGTGGAGGCAAGGCTGGACAAAGGGCGCGGGCCCATTGCAACGCTGCTGATTCAGGCAGGAACACTCAAACAGGGTGACAGTTTTGTCTGTGGCCACTTTTCCGGCCGCGTGCGCGCACTGATGAACGATCAGGGTAAAAAAGTCAAAGAAGCTGGACCATCCCTGCCTGTGGAAGTCCAAGGCTTTGAAGGCGTTCCTGAAGCAGGCGAAGAATTTTTTGTCATGAGTGACG contains the following coding sequences:
- a CDS encoding ribosome maturation factor RimP, which translates into the protein MIENTIKETVIRLAEPVVDSLGLVLWGVEIQRAGRMIVRLYVDTHPELRQTQGVDASPSIDQCEEISRHLGLALEVEDLIAAAYTLEVSTPGLMRVFFDLEQLRPYLGDIMEVKLHMPITLGQHNDTDVACAHRRLWRGRLAAVQDDFFVLEPVTVTAEGDVYPETLPPVSLPWATVRSVNRMHIFRRPVKPGKARAENTPPFN
- the nusA gene encoding transcription termination factor NusA, yielding MNLELKKAIEQISKDKGLDRDMLIDTLEDAVRTSVLRRFSDETDVEVTYNDETGDIEVFQFKIVVSDGNVENTDTQISLTEARSHDPSVQLDDEVGFRVKVADLGRIAAQSAKQVIIQRMRDAEQEIIYEEYKDRIGEIVSGIVQRRDKGGWIINLGRTEAILPREDQIPREHYKRGDRVQALIIDVRKEGRGPQVVISRVHRDYMAALFRREVPEVDEGIVQIIGVARDPGSRAKVAVLSRERDVDPVGACVGVRGSRIQNIVQELHGERIDIVIWSPDIATYARNSLAPALVLRIVVDEEENLLEIIVPDDQLTNAIGRKGQNVKLAARLLGWKVDIFTERRYNEANAIGHGLEQVASVAEVSIEALLSAGYSSLDRLRDADDEELAEKLSISSARIADLRSAINFLAPVVEESPKPSSVHHPAGVVQSAEQDKTTAERLDNAGE
- a CDS encoding DUF448 domain-containing protein, which codes for MCVICRRRFPKAVLTRHTMMAQGNLIIDSEKIRFGRGLYLCSDPCCMVKFAQYMPCTKRRGDKYARRKDQN
- the infB gene encoding translation initiation factor IF-2, giving the protein MPEEKIKIKDIAAELEVQPKDMLRALRKLGLPAKSTASSISLDDATRVRDHFTVQKQQDVERTEIQRDIIVRRRRARQSSSASDHQRMVPDQTPEPVIDKADASAGSSGSEKQAASAPLHVADKTEMSDTTHTMEGDIPIVGNVPAAEETPPAASVDEVAATEQKPTQRDLSRTKKSVSQTSPARVVSRPDDDTPDVVETQSSDTDKSEQSHFVAAEPNGKISKTSRLTRPDASAVPDGSSAPTLSSRPAEMRAKDSGADGEHDANALRAKLISRPAPSSQEHSVSRPAGGRPAAVGAHESGPRPDGQRGPRSARMLANSVPGGSRSAPMGQQTPASPMDTRDGQSKKKRLKGRRTVDFQQDAFGRRQDDDDSPRLNRGKGRRKNSKLEQQTVQQTQPLKAAKRKIRITEAIRVADMAHQMGLKGNEIIKVLFGLGVMATINQSLDIDTATLVAAEFSYEVEKIGFSEDDYLFNQAEDRPESLKPRPPIVTIMGHVDHGKTSLLDAIRRSNITSGEAGGITQHIGAYHVKTKRGEVVFLDTPGHEAFTAMRARGAQITDLVILVVAADDGVMEQTREAINHSRAANVPIMVAVNKMDKSDADPDRVLRELSELGLQPEDWGGDTIVAKVSAKTRQGLDELLEMVALQSELMELKANPDKAAHGHIVEARLDKGRGPIATLLIQAGTLKQGDSFVCGHFSGRVRALMNDQGKKVKEAGPSLPVEVQGFEGVPEAGEEFFVMSDEKVARRIADTRAAKQRERALASESRITLETFLSSSASAQKTLTLNLVIKADVQGSLEAIAEALNKQSTEKMRLHIMHGGAGAITESDILLASASQAIIIGFNVRPTAKIKDIAEHENVDIRFYNIIYKLVDDIRSAMTGMLAPVQREVYLGQAAVRKIYSVPKVGIIAGSYVEDGKIVRHAGARLLRDGVVIYTGKIDSLKRFKDDAREVVKGNECGVGLESFNDIKDGDIIEAFETIEEAATL